A window of Sphingobacterium sp. lm-10 contains these coding sequences:
- a CDS encoding fimbrillin family protein, which translates to MKTQNYYGTPLHATPYILIICFILSACERISNNDDLSNADSSWLTVQASVDDTENVELNSRASAPSSDKAGKSSLLNESISDEIAGKGAYIEGDGFDVITSVTNDWNGSSFNTDADANRRISEGRIARAATPMSVGNKYRLVLYKQVGNTQTFWRQKQLTSSTTTVLDTTQQIEVVRGDTYRWYAYSYNDANDIPPITNMGTNVQISTGINSDFLYATGTISISAAGVPNTPLAVVFRHQVARLAIEVDARGMFADEIRQLGISVGGLVGGPSPLTSGMFGLLDGQITSPTTYTPGTSFTVANLQNVDAGFNDRKAIYYYSATPASFPNLTVTLSNVTIAMDDGPTVRTFAGLNTVFPFTATGMQAGRTYNAKIDLIESPLTLGTARWARTNLYLHPTKSRNPYRFHGTLVHTNMRSSYFPFRSITPYMFGVNGDPCAQVHPTTRPSDGLSVWRQPTGTEFSSLGTSGLLGSTGPSSSVFYGVVDGRGYYEYTATGAAAPYPSSNLRFNMNGSGTSLGLVDGIITIQATPANYGTEVRLWSSDRLLDVGGALGLGAYGFRATRVPPLFPVAAYNSITPNVLEALSISAIGTGLLESSFQNVRCVRR; encoded by the coding sequence ATGAAAACACAAAACTACTATGGAACACCACTCCACGCAACCCCCTATATCCTAATTATTTGCTTTATATTATCGGCCTGCGAACGGATATCAAATAATGATGATTTATCAAATGCAGATTCAAGTTGGCTAACAGTCCAGGCATCGGTGGACGATACTGAAAACGTAGAACTCAATTCTCGCGCAAGCGCGCCAAGCAGTGACAAAGCAGGGAAGTCTTCATTATTGAATGAATCAATATCCGATGAGATAGCTGGCAAAGGTGCCTATATTGAAGGAGACGGGTTCGATGTTATCACCTCCGTAACAAATGATTGGAATGGAAGCAGCTTCAACACTGATGCTGACGCTAATCGCCGTATTTCTGAGGGAAGAATAGCAAGAGCTGCAACCCCGATGTCGGTTGGGAATAAGTATAGGTTAGTATTGTATAAGCAGGTTGGTAATACGCAGACTTTTTGGAGACAAAAACAATTAACCTCTTCTACAACAACAGTATTGGATACAACCCAGCAAATTGAAGTGGTGAGAGGGGATACTTATCGCTGGTATGCTTACTCCTATAATGATGCCAATGACATTCCTCCAATAACCAATATGGGAACCAATGTTCAAATATCTACCGGGATAAATTCGGACTTCCTGTATGCAACAGGCACAATATCCATATCAGCTGCAGGAGTTCCAAATACGCCACTAGCAGTGGTATTTCGTCATCAAGTGGCACGCTTGGCCATCGAAGTAGATGCTAGAGGTATGTTTGCAGATGAAATTAGACAGCTTGGGATCAGTGTTGGTGGATTAGTCGGCGGTCCATCGCCGCTCACTAGCGGAATGTTTGGACTACTTGATGGACAGATTACATCCCCAACGACATATACACCAGGAACGAGCTTTACGGTAGCTAACCTTCAGAACGTAGACGCTGGGTTCAACGATCGCAAAGCGATCTATTATTATTCTGCCACTCCAGCGTCTTTTCCCAATTTGACGGTTACCTTATCCAATGTCACAATTGCGATGGATGATGGTCCTACAGTGCGGACATTCGCTGGTTTAAATACGGTTTTTCCTTTCACGGCAACAGGTATGCAGGCTGGTCGGACATATAATGCCAAAATCGATTTAATTGAGTCACCGCTAACCTTGGGAACGGCTAGATGGGCTAGAACGAATTTGTATCTCCATCCAACAAAAAGTAGAAACCCCTATCGATTTCATGGAACCCTTGTGCATACAAATATGCGGTCTTCTTATTTTCCTTTCCGTTCCATCACGCCTTATATGTTTGGCGTCAATGGAGACCCTTGTGCGCAGGTGCACCCAACTACCCGACCAAGCGATGGGCTCAGTGTCTGGAGGCAGCCAACCGGGACTGAATTTTCTAGTTTAGGAACGTCGGGACTGCTGGGGTCTACTGGTCCTTCGAGTAGTGTCTTTTATGGTGTTGTCGATGGCAGGGGGTACTATGAATATACTGCAACTGGAGCTGCGGCTCCATATCCTAGTTCTAATTTGCGGTTTAATATGAATGGATCAGGGACTTCTCTTGGACTTGTTGATGGGATAATTACTATTCAGGCGACTCCTGCCAACTACGGTACGGAAGTGCGGTTATGGTCTTCAGATCGATTGCTAGATGTGGGAGGCGCGCTTGGATTAGGGGCATATGGTTTCCGGGCCACGAGAGTGCCGCCCTTATTCCCTGTGGCTGCCTACAACTCTATCACTCCAAATGTTTTGGAAGCACTCTCAATAAGCGCTATAGGAACGGGTCTTCTCGAATCATCCTTTCAAAATGTTCGCTGCGTGCGTCGTTAA
- a CDS encoding MraY family glycosyltransferase, which yields MKILVVLTAFLVAFSLGRLLIPYVLLISYRKRLFDPVDTRKTHSQLVSRLGGVTFVPIQCVLIVLTLILCYRNNLVDFNLETFEVYPMVMGLVCGLVVLFIVGITDDLIGINAKTKLYMQILVAGFLPISGVWINDLYGVFFITQIPAWIGIPLTIFVTVLIINAINLIDGIDGLCSGLVLVGCLALGTLFMINAAWLHALFAFITAGLLIPFFHYNVFGISRKKRKIFMGDSGSLTLGLSMSFLSVSYAMNNGYIQPFSEGAIVVAFTVLIVPVMDVARVMLVRVRLGTPIFRADRSHIHHKLLDLGMSHQKAMITIISLAGFFCIFNAIAVRLISNNIVLAADLVLWGVFHTVVDKTLKRKQSVATEASNSEQHESHNQVVADQLK from the coding sequence ATGAAAATACTGGTCGTACTAACAGCCTTTCTTGTTGCGTTTTCGCTAGGACGATTGCTGATTCCATATGTCCTATTGATAAGTTATCGCAAGCGTCTTTTTGACCCTGTGGATACCAGAAAGACACACAGCCAACTAGTTTCTCGACTAGGAGGCGTTACATTTGTACCGATTCAATGTGTCTTAATAGTACTTACATTGATTTTGTGCTATAGAAACAACTTGGTGGATTTTAACTTAGAGACTTTCGAGGTTTATCCTATGGTAATGGGCTTGGTGTGTGGGTTGGTTGTGCTCTTTATTGTTGGGATAACAGATGACCTCATTGGAATTAATGCCAAAACGAAGTTGTACATGCAGATATTGGTCGCTGGTTTTCTACCGATTTCTGGCGTATGGATCAATGACTTGTACGGAGTATTCTTTATCACACAAATACCGGCATGGATAGGCATTCCACTAACCATTTTTGTTACTGTACTCATCATCAATGCGATCAACCTTATTGATGGGATAGACGGCCTTTGTTCCGGCTTGGTACTAGTAGGATGTTTGGCTTTAGGCACGCTGTTCATGATTAATGCAGCCTGGCTACATGCTTTGTTTGCCTTTATCACCGCAGGGTTATTGATTCCTTTCTTTCATTATAATGTATTCGGAATTTCGCGCAAAAAGCGAAAAATATTTATGGGTGACTCTGGTAGCTTAACGCTCGGCCTTTCTATGTCATTTTTATCGGTAAGCTATGCCATGAACAATGGATATATCCAACCCTTCTCCGAAGGAGCAATTGTAGTCGCCTTTACCGTTTTAATCGTTCCTGTAATGGATGTCGCTCGTGTCATGTTAGTTCGTGTACGATTGGGTACACCTATATTTCGTGCAGACCGCAGCCATATTCATCATAAGCTACTAGACCTCGGCATGTCTCATCAAAAGGCTATGATTACTATTATTTCACTTGCTGGGTTTTTTTGTATCTTTAATGCCATTGCTGTACGGTTGATCAGTAATAACATTGTGTTGGCAGCAGATTTGGTATTGTGGGGTGTATTTCATACTGTGGTAGACAAAACGCTAAAGCGTAAGCAGTCTGTTGCGACAGAAGCGAGTAATTCTGAACAACATGAAAGTCATAACCAAGTAGTAGCAGATCAATTAAAATAG
- a CDS encoding NAD-dependent epimerase/dehydratase family protein, with protein MKIAIIGGSGFVGTKLIDALSAAPEVSIINIDKQPSQAHPNVTVLGDVTDADSLARSLSGTEVVVLLAAEHRDDVSPSSLYYDVNVEGMQNTLEAMNRHGIKKLIFTSSVAIYGLDKENPDESFPAEPFNHYGKSKWEAELVLQRWAETHPDWSIGIVRPTVIFGEGNRGNVYNLLNQIASGKFMLIGKGNNEKSMSYIGNIVSFLQFLISNVSPGVQVYNYVDKPDFTTKDLVHHTGKILGKRIPTVRIPYWIGMLGGYGFDILAFVTRKKLPISSVRVKKFCAVTQYDSTKAMTSGFQPPYSMQEGLRRTLAAEFGK; from the coding sequence ATGAAAATAGCGATTATTGGTGGATCAGGTTTTGTAGGAACCAAATTAATTGACGCCTTGAGCGCTGCTCCAGAGGTATCGATTATTAATATTGATAAGCAGCCGAGCCAAGCACATCCCAATGTTACTGTCTTGGGCGATGTGACGGATGCGGACTCCTTAGCCCGATCTTTGTCAGGAACTGAGGTTGTAGTTCTGTTGGCTGCAGAGCATCGTGACGATGTTTCTCCCAGCTCCCTATATTATGATGTCAATGTCGAAGGTATGCAAAACACGCTGGAAGCGATGAACCGTCACGGTATAAAGAAACTCATCTTTACGAGCTCAGTGGCTATATACGGCTTGGATAAGGAAAACCCAGACGAATCCTTCCCTGCAGAACCATTCAATCACTACGGAAAAAGTAAATGGGAGGCGGAGCTGGTATTACAGCGTTGGGCAGAGACACATCCAGATTGGAGCATTGGGATTGTGAGACCCACGGTCATCTTCGGTGAAGGAAACCGAGGCAACGTCTATAACCTTTTGAATCAAATTGCTTCTGGCAAATTTATGCTAATTGGAAAGGGGAATAACGAAAAATCCATGTCATACATTGGCAATATCGTCTCTTTTCTCCAATTTCTAATATCTAATGTATCACCAGGGGTGCAAGTCTACAACTATGTGGATAAGCCTGACTTCACCACCAAAGATCTCGTTCATCATACCGGAAAAATTTTGGGAAAACGCATTCCTACAGTACGTATACCATATTGGATAGGGATGTTAGGTGGATATGGCTTTGATATACTAGCTTTTGTGACTAGGAAAAAATTACCCATTAGCTCTGTTCGAGTCAAGAAGTTTTGCGCGGTGACGCAATACGACTCTACCAAAGCGATGACATCGGGCTTTCAACCGCCCTATAGTATGCAAGAGGGTTTGAGAAGAACGCTGGCTGCGGAATTTGGAAAATAA
- a CDS encoding ABC transporter ATP-binding protein, producing MLKQFIKKYLKNFTYFYRYLRYRIFIVIALTFMFGLMDGLGLSMFLPLFQIAADREGGAASTATEDNFLMNFFSFAGIEFTLVNMLILMVVFFAFKGLFFYVKSIYDAKVSRYFIVNTRKNLLEKFSHLSFRYFIKADVGAVQNLMTNEINNLLYAFRDYLVIIQKGVMVIVYMIFAFAMNAEFALLIMIGGFLFNFIFQWIYKFTQTASRKLVQESNDYQGTIIQLVANFKYLKATGFIKGYAKRVTQNIESIEAVNYRLGKLGSITGAIREPILIFIVAAVILLQVYVRESPLSTIIVSLLFFYRALTNLTDLQAQYNWFLGKVGTMENVAQFTEDIGANREVEGKTKYDSLKQGLRFTDIEFSYGNHQIIKGINLDIPKNKTIALVGESGSGKSTMVNLIAGLLDANKGTYLIDGQPLESLDKYTFQEKVGYISQDTVIFNASIYDNVTLWAEPNSENIARFEEALCSASLAGFVASLAEGKDTLLGNNGINLSGGQKQRISIARELFKNVDILILDEATSALDSETEKTIQENIDALKGQFTIVIIAHRLATIRNADKVVLMNDGKIVDQGAFEVLRESSSRFKKMVQLQEL from the coding sequence ATGCTTAAGCAGTTCATTAAAAAATACCTAAAAAACTTTACCTACTTCTACAGATACTTACGATACCGTATTTTTATCGTTATAGCCCTAACCTTCATGTTCGGCTTGATGGATGGGCTTGGCTTGAGCATGTTTCTTCCTCTTTTTCAAATAGCGGCAGATAGAGAAGGTGGCGCAGCCAGCACAGCCACAGAAGACAACTTTTTAATGAATTTCTTCTCCTTTGCGGGCATCGAGTTCACTTTAGTGAACATGCTAATCCTGATGGTCGTGTTTTTTGCTTTTAAAGGTCTGTTCTTTTATGTGAAATCCATTTACGACGCAAAGGTTTCGCGGTATTTTATAGTCAATACACGTAAAAATCTATTGGAGAAATTCTCGCATCTATCCTTTAGGTATTTTATTAAGGCCGACGTTGGTGCGGTGCAAAACTTAATGACCAATGAGATAAATAACCTATTATATGCCTTCAGAGATTATCTTGTCATCATTCAAAAAGGTGTAATGGTCATCGTCTACATGATTTTTGCTTTTGCTATGAATGCGGAGTTTGCGCTCCTTATCATGATAGGAGGTTTTTTATTCAACTTTATCTTCCAGTGGATCTACAAGTTCACTCAAACCGCTTCACGGAAGTTGGTACAAGAGAGCAACGATTATCAGGGCACCATTATTCAGTTGGTGGCCAACTTCAAGTATTTAAAAGCTACTGGCTTTATTAAGGGTTATGCCAAGCGTGTAACTCAAAATATCGAGTCGATCGAAGCGGTAAACTATCGACTGGGTAAACTGGGGTCAATCACTGGCGCAATCAGAGAGCCAATCTTAATCTTTATTGTAGCTGCAGTGATTTTGCTTCAGGTATATGTGAGAGAGAGCCCGCTAAGTACTATTATCGTCAGTTTGCTGTTCTTCTACAGAGCATTAACGAACCTAACGGACCTACAAGCGCAATACAACTGGTTTTTAGGAAAGGTGGGCACCATGGAAAATGTGGCTCAATTCACGGAAGATATTGGGGCAAATCGTGAAGTGGAGGGCAAAACTAAATATGACTCGCTAAAACAAGGTTTGAGGTTTACTGATATCGAATTTTCTTATGGTAATCACCAAATCATAAAGGGAATAAATTTGGATATTCCGAAGAATAAAACAATTGCGCTAGTAGGAGAGTCTGGCAGTGGAAAGTCTACGATGGTTAACCTTATTGCTGGCTTGCTTGACGCGAATAAAGGTACATATCTGATCGATGGACAACCATTAGAATCATTAGACAAATATACCTTTCAAGAAAAGGTGGGCTATATATCGCAGGATACCGTGATCTTCAATGCTAGTATATACGACAATGTGACGCTTTGGGCGGAGCCCAATTCGGAAAACATTGCTCGGTTTGAAGAGGCTTTGTGTAGCGCTTCTTTAGCGGGTTTTGTGGCGAGTTTAGCAGAAGGCAAGGATACACTCTTGGGTAATAATGGTATTAATCTGAGTGGAGGACAAAAGCAGCGCATATCGATTGCCAGGGAGCTTTTTAAAAACGTTGATATACTGATATTAGATGAAGCTACATCGGCATTGGACTCCGAAACCGAAAAAACAATACAGGAAAACATTGATGCGTTAAAAGGTCAGTTTACAATCGTCATTATCGCACATAGACTGGCTACTATCCGAAACGCGGATAAGGTTGTGCTGATGAATGATGGTAAAATCGTAGATCAAGGAGCCTTTGAGGTACTTAGAGAGTCTTCTTCAAGGTTTAAGAAAATGGTACAACTTCAGGAGCTTTAA
- a CDS encoding glycosyltransferase family A protein — protein MNKILISIIVPCYNQSDYLNECLQSVYQQSYTNWECIIVDDGSPDDTENVAKAWTELDHRFRYIKKENAGVASARNLGIIQSSGDWILPLDADDKIGVRYIELACPFFNSDYKIIYCNAEYFGSIVGKWELPEFSIERLAIGNIIFCSAFFRRSDFNNTFGYDENILYGYEDWEFWITLIKDGGCAIKMKEVNFYYRKKDMSRQVALDSSKEKKLSMLKYIHNKHRDFFLEHIDYLHDLANEGLEFAKVRTSKSYKIGLALAKLKTTIIPKWLFSR, from the coding sequence ATGAATAAGATATTAATTTCTATAATTGTTCCTTGTTACAATCAATCTGATTATCTAAATGAATGTCTTCAATCTGTATATCAACAATCCTATACAAACTGGGAATGTATTATAGTAGATGACGGTTCTCCAGACGATACTGAAAATGTAGCTAAAGCATGGACAGAATTAGACCATCGTTTTAGATATATTAAAAAGGAAAATGCTGGCGTAGCTAGCGCAAGAAACCTTGGAATTATTCAAAGTTCAGGAGATTGGATTTTACCCTTAGATGCTGATGATAAAATTGGCGTTAGATATATTGAGTTAGCTTGTCCGTTTTTTAACTCAGATTACAAGATAATTTATTGTAATGCAGAGTACTTTGGGAGTATCGTTGGGAAATGGGAACTACCTGAGTTTAGTATCGAGAGACTTGCAATTGGTAATATCATCTTTTGCTCCGCTTTTTTTCGTCGATCAGATTTTAACAATACTTTCGGCTATGATGAAAATATTCTTTATGGATATGAGGATTGGGAATTCTGGATAACCTTAATTAAAGATGGTGGATGCGCTATAAAAATGAAAGAAGTCAACTTCTACTATAGAAAAAAAGATATGTCCCGTCAAGTTGCACTTGATAGCTCCAAAGAAAAAAAACTATCAATGCTTAAATATATTCATAACAAGCACCGAGATTTCTTTCTCGAACACATCGATTACTTGCACGATCTGGCAAATGAGGGGCTCGAATTTGCGAAAGTTAGAACTAGCAAATCATACAAGATTGGATTGGCTTTAGCAAAGCTAAAAACAACTATTATACCCAAATGGCTTTTCTCCCGTTAA
- a CDS encoding glycosyltransferase: MLPDNNIAIIIPAYKPTYFSNTLESLANQTDTAFNLYIGDDCSPFDLEPLIKPYKDALNITYFRFENNLGGQDLVAHWDRCLSLMNGETFFILFSDDDELEPNCIESLKKSIEVYEEDVLHFNLQIVNGVGMPLGLPTKFPEHMSSMSFFDQLCTSEIVARMPEFVFRTDHFFESGGFVKFKDAIRSDNATVIQSAFPKGIRTINGPLVLWRDSGINISSSFGPNSKDRFETFLSTSVSFFNWMELFCFKKDIVFSWSITQRFDYLFNCGYNFRPIIGTNAMFSILKEFNHYPKGVWGIGLWVNLIRLKVSRKMRFWFLKFKRR, from the coding sequence ATGCTGCCAGATAACAATATCGCCATAATTATTCCTGCATATAAGCCTACTTATTTTTCTAATACGTTAGAAAGTTTAGCGAATCAGACGGATACCGCTTTCAATTTATATATCGGCGACGATTGCAGTCCATTTGATTTAGAACCCCTTATTAAACCATATAAGGATGCTCTTAACATCACTTACTTTCGGTTCGAAAATAATCTTGGTGGTCAGGATTTGGTGGCTCACTGGGATAGGTGTTTAAGCCTCATGAATGGAGAGACGTTTTTTATCTTGTTTTCCGACGATGATGAGTTAGAGCCAAATTGTATAGAAAGCCTAAAGAAAAGCATTGAAGTTTATGAGGAGGATGTTTTACACTTCAATCTCCAAATTGTAAACGGTGTCGGTATGCCTTTAGGTTTACCGACAAAGTTTCCAGAACACATGTCCTCCATGAGTTTTTTTGACCAATTATGCACTTCCGAAATAGTTGCCAGAATGCCAGAATTTGTGTTTAGAACAGATCATTTTTTCGAAAGTGGTGGATTTGTCAAATTTAAAGATGCGATTCGATCCGACAATGCAACAGTCATACAAAGTGCATTTCCAAAAGGCATTCGTACGATTAACGGACCGTTGGTCCTATGGAGAGATAGTGGCATCAATATCTCATCTTCTTTCGGACCCAACTCTAAAGATCGCTTTGAAACCTTTCTAAGCACCTCTGTCTCCTTTTTTAATTGGATGGAGCTGTTTTGTTTCAAGAAAGACATCGTTTTTTCATGGTCTATTACCCAACGGTTTGATTATTTATTTAATTGTGGATATAACTTCCGACCTATTATAGGTACAAATGCGATGTTCTCGATTCTGAAAGAATTCAATCATTACCCGAAAGGTGTTTGGGGCATAGGCTTATGGGTAAATCTTATACGCTTGAAGGTTAGCCGGAAGATGAGATTCTGGTTTCTAAAATTTAAAAGGAGATAG
- a CDS encoding glycosyltransferase family 2 protein has protein sequence MLTNTKISFILPAYKGRFLRDAIRSILNQTYPNYELVVIDDCSPEDLKTIVEEFQDSRIQYIRNPENIGGTNLVKQWNHCLQYAHGEYVILAADDDTYHPDFLSECIALSRSYPTVDLIHSRVTVINEENQLIGIDGLVPEKLSKHGFLYYWLQGVVYTCIGNYMFKRNAIVEKKFIDFPSAFCSDAATVIDLAENGVASTKEMLFNFRISSIHLSSSKQHLEKKLTANSLFYQWLLELAYVLPKKPLEQFYFQSNNRNYILEKCAYDYYNQVIKHLPWYKIHKITECKLISGKKKAVMAARFIINKLLKPKP, from the coding sequence ATGTTAACGAACACAAAGATTTCATTTATTCTACCTGCTTACAAAGGGCGCTTTCTTCGGGATGCGATAAGGAGCATCTTAAATCAGACATATCCAAATTATGAACTCGTCGTTATCGATGATTGTTCACCTGAAGATTTAAAAACCATCGTGGAAGAATTTCAGGATAGCCGCATCCAATACATCCGTAACCCCGAAAACATCGGTGGAACTAATTTAGTAAAACAATGGAATCATTGCCTTCAGTATGCACATGGAGAATATGTTATTCTTGCTGCCGATGATGATACTTACCATCCCGATTTTTTGTCGGAATGCATCGCTTTATCTAGAAGCTATCCAACAGTAGATCTAATCCATAGTCGCGTAACAGTGATTAACGAAGAAAATCAACTTATCGGAATTGACGGACTAGTCCCTGAAAAACTCTCAAAACATGGCTTTCTCTATTACTGGTTACAAGGGGTAGTATATACCTGTATCGGTAACTATATGTTTAAAAGGAATGCTATCGTTGAGAAAAAATTCATCGATTTTCCTTCCGCTTTCTGTTCAGATGCAGCAACAGTGATTGATCTAGCAGAAAATGGAGTAGCGAGTACGAAAGAAATGCTATTCAATTTTCGCATTTCATCCATTCACCTTTCCAGCAGCAAGCAGCATTTAGAGAAAAAACTAACTGCAAATAGCTTATTTTATCAGTGGTTATTAGAACTAGCATACGTTCTCCCCAAAAAGCCTCTGGAGCAATTTTATTTTCAATCAAACAACCGAAACTACATCTTAGAGAAATGCGCTTATGATTACTATAATCAAGTTATAAAACACCTGCCATGGTACAAGATTCATAAAATTACGGAATGTAAATTAATCTCCGGTAAAAAGAAGGCAGTAATGGCCGCTCGGTTTATTATCAACAAGCTGTTAAAACCAAAACCCTAA
- a CDS encoding glycosyltransferase family 8 protein, whose translation METTSANFDPVPIVMAFTPNYLIPACVSMLSVLRNAHASDHFHFICLLSEPLDQPSRAILQKIVGEQTALSFVDMDNRLSHVYVIEKYTIAASYRLLIPELLPQYDKVLYMDCDMIIQNDVAKLFRETDLSHNYMAGVQEATLPEQEEHLSAIGCKSGEYINSGFLLMNLKALRADDMVTKFLKAAQDETLEFPDQDVINMLCKGKLLALRPIWNSIRTFFLPQYKSYFLRYYPEQEWNDVQDHGNIHYTGPKPWNGFTIKFDLWWRLYLEIPAWIRRQYPFNKKVFYFFKIYQTQIGRLLIDGLQDIYRSSKQRNG comes from the coding sequence ATGGAGACAACCTCAGCTAACTTTGATCCTGTGCCAATCGTAATGGCCTTCACACCAAACTATTTGATTCCAGCCTGCGTGAGCATGCTCTCTGTTCTTCGTAATGCACATGCCTCAGACCACTTCCATTTTATCTGTCTGCTCAGTGAACCCCTTGACCAACCATCTCGAGCTATTTTACAGAAAATAGTAGGAGAGCAAACAGCACTATCTTTTGTCGACATGGATAATCGGTTGAGTCATGTTTACGTTATTGAAAAGTATACCATAGCAGCATCCTATAGATTACTGATTCCCGAACTATTGCCCCAGTACGATAAAGTGTTGTATATGGATTGTGATATGATTATCCAGAATGATGTGGCAAAATTGTTTAGAGAAACTGATCTCTCCCATAATTATATGGCAGGAGTTCAGGAAGCAACGCTACCAGAGCAAGAAGAACACCTGTCGGCCATCGGCTGTAAATCGGGCGAATATATAAATAGCGGGTTTCTATTAATGAATTTAAAAGCGCTTCGCGCAGATGATATGGTAACGAAGTTTTTGAAGGCCGCACAAGACGAAACGCTGGAATTTCCCGATCAAGACGTTATCAATATGCTCTGCAAAGGAAAATTATTAGCATTACGGCCCATTTGGAACAGTATCAGAACTTTCTTTTTGCCTCAATACAAAAGTTACTTTCTGAGATATTATCCCGAGCAAGAATGGAACGATGTGCAAGATCATGGAAATATACACTACACCGGTCCAAAGCCTTGGAATGGATTTACGATCAAATTTGACTTGTGGTGGCGGTTATATCTCGAAATTCCTGCATGGATTCGGCGTCAATATCCTTTTAATAAAAAAGTTTTTTACTTCTTTAAGATTTACCAGACGCAGATAGGTCGGCTATTAATTGATGGGTTACAAGATATTTACCGCAGCAGTAAACAAAGAAATGGATAG
- a CDS encoding beta-1,6-N-acetylglucosaminyltransferase yields MDRHAYLILAHADFHVLSLLIDRIDDPNNDVFIHFDKKVKHVPKLITKWSHITIIDDPVDIRWGHLSMLEAEYKLFESAIRNADSYRYYHLISGTHYPICSKADIQAYFRDKSENILMPMDTSSKEIELKLNRYNLFVKNFNHRTPFLKKLDQLFWHGSIKIQQWLNIKRRPIASATKASQWMSLNRSAILYLLKNKKLILARYNRTLCPDEFFIPSTLNAAPENFDILFVNDLLFCEFEGPNPRVFMESDLETLKTARYLFARKFNDKNSNVIHALNKFYSLPK; encoded by the coding sequence ATGGATAGGCATGCTTACTTAATTCTTGCGCACGCAGATTTTCACGTTTTGTCGCTTCTCATCGATCGGATTGATGATCCGAATAACGATGTTTTTATTCATTTTGATAAGAAGGTAAAACACGTACCCAAACTTATCACTAAATGGTCTCATATCACAATTATTGATGACCCTGTGGACATAAGGTGGGGGCACTTATCTATGTTAGAGGCAGAATATAAACTTTTTGAGTCTGCTATACGTAACGCCGATTCTTATCGCTACTATCACTTGATCTCGGGCACACATTACCCAATTTGTTCAAAGGCTGATATTCAGGCATACTTCCGAGATAAATCGGAGAATATACTAATGCCTATGGATACAAGTTCTAAGGAAATAGAACTAAAGCTTAATCGCTATAATTTATTTGTAAAAAACTTTAATCATCGGACACCATTTCTTAAAAAATTAGATCAGCTTTTTTGGCACGGAAGTATCAAGATACAGCAATGGTTAAACATAAAAAGACGACCTATTGCCTCCGCTACAAAAGCTTCCCAATGGATGAGTCTAAATCGTAGTGCTATCCTGTATCTTTTGAAAAACAAAAAACTAATCCTGGCTCGATATAACAGAACGCTCTGCCCCGATGAGTTTTTTATTCCATCAACCCTAAACGCTGCACCAGAAAATTTCGACATACTGTTTGTTAATGATCTTCTTTTTTGTGAGTTTGAAGGGCCTAACCCAAGAGTTTTTATGGAAAGCGATTTAGAAACATTGAAAACAGCGCGCTATTTATTTGCGCGAAAGTTTAATGACAAAAATAGTAATGTGATCCACGCACTAAATAAGTTTTATAGTCTCCCTAAATAA